AAGGCTTGCAATTTTGTCCGTTTTCATGGATAATTCCGCGTTCTTATTTATCGGCCCTGATACAAGGCCATGTAAATATAGAAATATTCGAATATTTTTATTTCATTGGATTCTTAGCGATGAAGCTTAGAAATCGTTTAAGAATGCAAACTATTTAAGAAGGGATTGAGAAATGTCTAGAGTATGCCAAGTAACAGGTAAGCGTCCTGTAGTCGGTAACAATGTTTCCCACTCTCACCGTAAAACTCGTCGTCGTTTCTTGCCAAACTTGCATACGCACCGTTTTTGGTCTGAAGCTGAAAGCCGTTTTGTAAAACTACGTGTTTCCACTGCAGGCATGCGTATCATCGACAAGAATGGTATTGACGCCGTGATCGCTGAGATGCGTTCACGTGGTGAGAAAGTCTAAGGAGACTAACCCATGCGCGATAAGATTAAACTAAAGTCCACTGAGTCTGCTTATTACTACACTACCGATAAGAATAAGAAGAACATGGCAGGGAAATTCGAGATCAAGAAGTACGATCCGATCGTTCGTAAGCACGTCTTGTTCAAAGAAGCCAAAATCAAATAAATCTTACCAAGATCGATTTGAGAGAACCCGGTTCAAAAGACCGGGTTTTTTTATGTCCGAAAACCGCGTATTTGCAAAAATACTCATCCTTTCAGGCTGGTAATGCACCATAAAGATGCTGCTTGGCATAACGCATGGCCGGTGGCAAAGTATCGAAAAAACCGTTCTGGCTTTTTTCTTCCGACTCTCTTTTAAACTGATAAGCCTCTTCCGGACCGTCGAACACCGCTACGACCTGACCGTTTTTCACAATCGCAAAATCGTCGCCAAGGCATTCGACCTGATAAATTGAAGTTTCCATTATGTGCCCCTTTTTCGCCGTAGCGAAAGTAATTTCAGGAGCTTTTTCCTTTTTTCCGCTCCTGTATTTTATGTAACGGCCGGTAAGTTCTTTTTAATAAAGCAAATTTTTCAGCCTGCAAAAAATGCCTAACAAATTGTATGCCGATTTACACGGAAATTAAGTGACGCATTTTCAACATCGGTGTGACATTTTGTTTACAATGCAGGCAATGTATTCACCGCCGGAAGAGCATCATGCCTGAATTACCCGAAGTCGAAACCACCCGACGCGGAATCGAACCTGCCTGCGCAAACGCCGTCATCCAGAAAATCATTCTCCGCGCCCCGAAACTGCGCTGGGAAATCGAACCGACCCTGCCGCAGATTCTCGCCAATCAGAAAATCATCAAAGCCGGACGACGCGGTAAATACCTGCTGCTATACACTCCGGTCGGTATTCTGATGATTCACCTCGGCATGTCTGGTACCCTTCGAGTCCTTGAACAAGGCACTCCTGCGAAAAAACACGACCATGTCGACATCCTGCTGACCAGCGGGCAACTTTTGCGCCTAAATGATCCTCGACGCTTCGGAGCCGTTCTCTGGCATCCAGCGGAAAACGGCGGCATTGAACAGCATCCGCTACTTGGCAAACTCGCGCCCGAGC
The nucleotide sequence above comes from Thiomicrorhabdus sp.. Encoded proteins:
- the rpmB gene encoding 50S ribosomal protein L28; the protein is MSRVCQVTGKRPVVGNNVSHSHRKTRRRFLPNLHTHRFWSEAESRFVKLRVSTAGMRIIDKNGIDAVIAEMRSRGEKV
- the rpmG gene encoding 50S ribosomal protein L33, translated to MRDKIKLKSTESAYYYTTDKNKKNMAGKFEIKKYDPIVRKHVLFKEAKIK
- the mutM gene encoding bifunctional DNA-formamidopyrimidine glycosylase/DNA-(apurinic or apyrimidinic site) lyase, with the protein product MPELPEVETTRRGIEPACANAVIQKIILRAPKLRWEIEPTLPQILANQKIIKAGRRGKYLLLYTPVGILMIHLGMSGTLRVLEQGTPAKKHDHVDILLTSGQLLRLNDPRRFGAVLWHPAENGGIEQHPLLGKLAPEPLSDAFNSDYFYEKVHRRRVAIKSLVMNSKIVVGAGNIYANESLFLSRIHPQIPGNQLSKAHCATLVGNIKKVLEKAIRQGGTTLKDFMSPDGKPGYFVQELNVYGREGEACPVCGTAIEKVIVNQRASFFCPRCQN